A section of the Pelagicoccus albus genome encodes:
- a CDS encoding TonB-dependent receptor — protein sequence MKNNHTPNTLSKAKRPTMAALFLLGLAASPFTHAQDMDEEDVFTLDAFQVTGGYAGSLAAATEAKRLAPVIVEAVSAEDIGKLPDTSIAETIARLPGITTQRVNSRAQGIVIRGLTGDFSTALLNGRQQVSTGSDRSVEFDQYPAELLNGVVVYKTTNPSLLGQGLAGTVDMRTVSPLKHGKKTVAANVFYEWSDLGKLNPDSDDAGVRYSLNYIDQSDDGKMGFAFGYVKTDKPGQGEQWNAWGYPEGPDGNLVLGGAKPFVRSSNIDRESFLAVLENQPNENVHSMIDIFYSDFKEVQYLRGIEMPLWWSSASLQPGYTVEDGLVTEGTFDNFYGVMRNDIVWRDASVFSAGWNLRVGDNGGDGWIFEADLSTSQVDRKDNVLETYAGYASNQVGTADSVYYSLSSGTGALFTPTLDYADHDAISLAGPQGWGSDVVPGGQVGFFKGPKAEDKLDQIKLLVEKELPGLFNRMETGIAFTGRDKSEFEAGPGGTEGFFLALPDGATSAPLPPSIGTTDLSFIGIPGMISYDARALYESGYYEETPNDNPAYVSENWDISEDVYTAYAQFDLRGNLGDVPMTGSVGAQFVQTKQASTGLATNGTTTMEVTGEHDYTDFVPSMNLNFAVGESSNVRFSVARQLARQEMRDMRAGSNYGFNEALADSTDPQNSPWSGSGGNPYLEPWRSNSIDLTYEKYFAKGMGYWAVNVFHKDLVSYTYDQPFLTDFTGYNTGSDLVPAIYQGYLTVPQNGSGGKLKGLELALSLPGERFSESLKGFGMTVSGSLVDSSIQPDLNNPAQPIPGLSEEVVNGTVYYENEKGFQARLSARYRSDYRGDIATFGPRGEVFRNLQAETVVDAQISYTFKTGSLEGMSLTLQGYNLTDEPLFATSGDTDDRLVQDYQSYGAQYSFGVSYKY from the coding sequence ATGAAGAACAACCATACCCCTAATACCCTATCCAAGGCTAAGCGTCCGACTATGGCAGCCTTGTTTCTACTCGGCCTAGCTGCCTCGCCCTTCACACATGCTCAAGATATGGACGAGGAAGACGTCTTCACCCTTGACGCGTTTCAGGTAACCGGCGGATACGCTGGCAGCCTGGCTGCAGCGACAGAAGCGAAACGCCTCGCTCCTGTAATCGTAGAAGCTGTTTCAGCGGAGGACATCGGCAAGCTTCCCGATACCAGTATTGCGGAAACGATTGCTCGTCTCCCAGGTATTACAACTCAGCGAGTTAACAGCCGAGCTCAGGGGATTGTCATTCGAGGACTTACGGGGGACTTCAGCACCGCTCTCTTAAACGGCCGCCAACAGGTGAGTACCGGTAGCGACCGCTCGGTGGAATTCGACCAATACCCCGCAGAACTTCTCAATGGGGTAGTCGTCTACAAGACCACAAATCCATCCCTCTTGGGACAAGGCCTAGCGGGTACCGTCGACATGCGTACCGTTAGCCCCTTGAAGCACGGCAAGAAGACCGTGGCAGCAAACGTCTTCTACGAATGGTCCGATCTTGGGAAACTGAATCCAGATTCCGACGACGCTGGCGTTCGCTACTCCCTCAACTACATCGACCAATCGGACGACGGAAAGATGGGCTTCGCTTTTGGATACGTCAAAACCGACAAACCCGGACAAGGTGAACAATGGAACGCCTGGGGCTACCCAGAGGGTCCTGACGGAAACTTGGTACTCGGTGGAGCCAAGCCATTTGTCCGTTCCTCTAACATTGACCGCGAATCCTTCCTCGCCGTTCTCGAAAACCAGCCGAATGAGAACGTGCACTCCATGATCGATATTTTCTATTCCGACTTCAAAGAGGTCCAGTACCTCCGCGGAATCGAAATGCCTCTGTGGTGGAGCTCAGCGTCTCTGCAACCCGGATACACAGTTGAAGATGGACTCGTGACAGAAGGTACGTTCGACAACTTCTACGGCGTAATGAGAAACGACATCGTCTGGCGAGACGCTAGCGTCTTCTCGGCCGGATGGAATCTTCGCGTTGGTGATAATGGTGGAGATGGCTGGATCTTCGAAGCCGACCTCAGCACCTCGCAAGTGGACCGTAAGGACAATGTTCTCGAAACATACGCTGGATACGCCTCCAACCAAGTTGGAACTGCAGACTCCGTGTACTACTCGCTCTCCAGTGGAACAGGAGCCCTCTTCACTCCAACCCTCGACTACGCAGACCACGATGCCATTAGCCTAGCCGGTCCTCAAGGCTGGGGCTCGGACGTCGTGCCCGGCGGCCAGGTCGGATTCTTCAAAGGCCCGAAGGCGGAAGACAAATTGGATCAAATCAAGCTGTTGGTCGAAAAGGAGCTTCCGGGACTTTTCAACCGCATGGAAACTGGAATCGCTTTCACCGGCCGCGACAAGAGCGAGTTCGAAGCTGGACCGGGTGGCACCGAAGGATTTTTCCTCGCCTTGCCTGACGGAGCAACGTCTGCCCCGCTTCCCCCATCGATAGGCACAACAGACCTTAGCTTCATCGGTATCCCCGGCATGATCAGCTACGATGCTCGCGCTCTCTATGAGAGCGGGTACTACGAAGAGACTCCAAACGATAACCCAGCCTATGTATCCGAAAACTGGGACATCAGCGAAGACGTCTACACTGCCTACGCTCAATTCGATCTACGCGGCAACCTTGGCGACGTGCCAATGACCGGCAGCGTCGGAGCCCAATTCGTTCAAACGAAGCAAGCCTCGACCGGTCTAGCCACCAATGGCACCACCACCATGGAAGTCACTGGAGAGCATGACTACACCGACTTCGTTCCATCCATGAACCTCAACTTCGCGGTAGGAGAAAGCAGCAATGTCCGCTTCAGCGTAGCCCGTCAGCTTGCTCGCCAGGAAATGCGCGACATGCGAGCTGGTTCCAACTACGGATTCAACGAGGCTCTCGCCGATTCGACCGATCCGCAAAACAGCCCATGGAGTGGCTCTGGCGGTAACCCATACCTCGAACCATGGCGCTCCAACTCCATTGACCTCACCTACGAAAAGTACTTCGCGAAGGGAATGGGCTACTGGGCAGTAAACGTCTTCCACAAGGACCTCGTTAGCTACACCTACGACCAACCATTCTTGACCGACTTCACTGGATACAACACCGGGTCCGATCTCGTACCTGCGATTTACCAGGGCTACCTCACCGTTCCTCAGAATGGAAGCGGCGGCAAACTCAAGGGACTCGAGCTCGCGCTATCCCTCCCAGGCGAACGTTTCTCGGAATCCCTCAAGGGCTTCGGAATGACAGTCAGCGGCTCCTTGGTCGACAGCTCCATCCAGCCTGACTTGAACAATCCAGCCCAGCCAATCCCCGGCCTGTCTGAGGAAGTAGTCAATGGTACCGTGTACTACGAAAACGAAAAAGGCTTCCAAGCCCGCCTCAGCGCACGCTACCGTTCCGACTATCGCGGAGACATCGCGACCTTTGGACCCCGTGGTGAAGTGTTCCGCAACTTGCAGGCAGAAACAGTGGTCGATGCCCAGATTAGCTACACCTTCAAGACTGGATCATTGGAAGGCATGAGCTTGACGCTTCAAGGCTACAACCTGACCGACGAGCCACTCTTCGCAACCTCCGGCGACACCGACGATCGACTGGTGCAAGACTATCAGAGCTACGGAGCTCAGTACTCCTTCGGCGTATCCTACAAGTATTAG
- a CDS encoding glycoside hydrolase family 13 protein, giving the protein MTLRSLLTCVCLILASKANSQNFERVEPPFWWANMPVSELQIQIYGENVGTYRASLDTPGIKISKQVAVDSTNYLFLYLEIDPTVKPGIIPIEFKNSEDSFIYEYELRKRDPVEGRNQGFDASDLIYLMMPDRFANGSLENDNIDGLTETVDRSDPTKRQGGDVQGIQQHLDYLKDLGMTAIWVTPIFENNSPPDYGGYHGYAATDLYRVDRRLGSNEDYRDLVRDTHKRGMKVIMDMIHNHIGLDHWWMSDLPTQDWVHDVNKYGYTNFKGTVQGDPNASQYDRDKLVKGWFVPYMPDLNQRNELLADYLIQNSIWWIEYSGIDGIRMDTYLYPYPEYMARWAKEVIEAYPDFNIVGEAWTETVAHESYWQDDSANSDGYDSQLPSVTDFPLCFAIRNGLTEDFGWETGISRVYYAFSQDRLYHDPNHNVIFLDNHDMGRIFEQVGKDEDLFKIAYSILLTARGIPQVYYGTELMMGHENRGGDDEAWRQTMPGGWPGDERSVFTTEGRTEKENEVLAYMKAMNHWRMESEAIHQGKLLQFVTDEGTFVYFRILEDQAVMIAINTNEESATLESARFAEVLDSFSRVMLVPEGSNYSIESKLTINPKSALILDLHK; this is encoded by the coding sequence ATGACCCTGCGTTCACTCTTAACCTGCGTTTGTCTCATTCTCGCCTCGAAAGCAAATTCTCAAAACTTTGAGCGAGTTGAGCCGCCTTTTTGGTGGGCGAACATGCCTGTATCTGAACTGCAGATACAAATCTATGGCGAAAATGTCGGCACCTATCGGGCTAGCCTCGATACCCCTGGAATCAAGATCAGCAAACAAGTTGCGGTCGATTCAACCAACTACCTGTTTCTGTACTTGGAGATTGATCCGACTGTGAAGCCAGGAATCATCCCGATCGAATTTAAGAACAGTGAGGATTCCTTCATCTACGAATACGAACTGCGTAAACGGGACCCAGTAGAGGGTCGAAATCAGGGCTTTGACGCCAGCGATCTAATCTACCTGATGATGCCAGACCGCTTCGCGAACGGATCCTTAGAAAACGACAACATCGACGGTCTCACCGAAACAGTCGACCGCTCGGATCCTACCAAACGTCAAGGCGGCGACGTGCAAGGGATTCAACAGCACTTGGATTACTTGAAAGACTTGGGGATGACTGCAATTTGGGTAACTCCCATCTTCGAAAACAACTCCCCTCCAGACTACGGCGGATACCACGGCTACGCAGCTACCGACCTCTATAGAGTCGATCGTAGACTCGGTTCAAACGAGGACTACCGGGACCTGGTTCGAGACACTCATAAACGGGGGATGAAGGTGATCATGGATATGATTCACAACCACATTGGCCTCGATCATTGGTGGATGAGCGATCTGCCAACCCAAGACTGGGTTCACGATGTCAACAAATATGGGTACACGAACTTCAAGGGAACCGTCCAAGGAGATCCTAACGCTTCCCAATACGATCGCGACAAACTGGTGAAAGGTTGGTTCGTCCCCTACATGCCAGACTTGAATCAACGCAACGAGCTCCTCGCCGACTATCTTATCCAAAATTCCATTTGGTGGATCGAATACAGCGGCATCGACGGGATTCGCATGGATACCTATCTCTATCCCTACCCGGAGTATATGGCACGTTGGGCGAAGGAGGTTATTGAAGCCTATCCAGATTTTAATATAGTTGGAGAGGCATGGACCGAAACAGTAGCCCACGAATCCTACTGGCAGGACGACTCCGCGAATAGCGATGGCTACGATTCGCAACTCCCATCTGTGACCGATTTCCCTCTTTGCTTCGCAATCAGAAACGGCTTAACGGAAGACTTTGGCTGGGAAACCGGGATCAGCCGGGTCTATTACGCGTTCTCTCAAGACAGATTGTATCACGATCCAAACCACAACGTCATCTTTCTGGACAATCACGACATGGGACGAATTTTCGAACAGGTAGGCAAAGACGAAGACCTATTCAAAATCGCCTATTCCATCCTCCTCACCGCTCGTGGAATTCCTCAAGTCTACTACGGCACCGAGCTGATGATGGGACACGAAAACCGCGGTGGAGACGACGAGGCTTGGCGCCAAACCATGCCGGGCGGTTGGCCGGGAGACGAGAGAAGCGTATTCACCACAGAAGGACGGACCGAAAAAGAAAACGAGGTCCTCGCATATATGAAGGCAATGAACCACTGGCGTATGGAGTCCGAAGCCATTCACCAAGGAAAGCTGCTGCAATTCGTCACGGACGAAGGAACCTTCGTCTACTTCCGCATCCTCGAAGACCAAGCTGTCATGATAGCAATCAATACCAATGAGGAATCCGCGACTCTGGAAAGCGCACGTTTTGCCGAGGTTTTGGACAGCTTCAGCAGAGTAATGCTGGTACCTGAAGGTAGCAACTACTCGATTGAGTCTAAGCTGACTATCAATCCGAAATCCGCTCTTATACTGGACTTACATAAATAG
- a CDS encoding alpha-amylase family glycosyl hydrolase — MLRYCAAACIAFLSPYLSSSLAANPAGEASEPLCNLQALKAPAWINNRTIYELNVRQFSEEGTFAAVEADLDRIQDLGIGVIWLMPIHPIGETNRKGPLGSYYAVADYYGINPEFGDAASLRSLIKAAHARDIKVIIDWVGNHTAWDNPWAEDHPEFYEKDEKGHFTPPHGTDWTDVIQLNFENKELWDAMSQAMEYWVAEYDIDGFRCDYAVGVPTEFWNFATANLTSLKPNLYMLAEAEAPYLNVDAFHSSYGWPMHHVFNQVAQGKANASKVIDQYNRQTIEFPTGTSLLLFTTNHDENSWNGTTEERMGDAKRAFDTLAFTLPGVPLIYNGQEASLAKALEFFERDPIDWSDLSETAFYKKLTDLRSSHPALSDPESSFKRIPSDHDEQVFAFTRKSGGSQLTVIANLSAEPLMFYLASQEVTGEHQDHFTGSKETLGYPAGMELEAWEFRVLIR, encoded by the coding sequence ATGTTGAGATACTGCGCTGCCGCCTGCATAGCATTCCTGTCCCCTTACCTATCTTCCTCGCTAGCCGCTAATCCTGCTGGTGAAGCCTCAGAGCCCTTGTGTAACCTGCAGGCTCTCAAAGCCCCTGCATGGATAAACAATCGAACCATCTACGAGCTTAATGTCCGCCAGTTTTCAGAAGAAGGCACTTTCGCAGCCGTAGAAGCTGATCTCGACCGTATCCAGGATTTGGGCATCGGTGTAATCTGGCTCATGCCGATTCATCCCATTGGCGAAACAAACCGAAAAGGGCCGCTTGGCAGCTACTACGCGGTCGCGGACTACTACGGCATCAATCCGGAATTTGGAGACGCAGCCAGTCTCCGCTCCCTCATCAAAGCCGCCCATGCCCGTGACATAAAAGTGATCATAGACTGGGTCGGCAATCACACCGCCTGGGATAACCCTTGGGCAGAAGATCACCCTGAATTCTACGAAAAAGACGAAAAAGGACACTTCACTCCGCCGCATGGCACCGACTGGACAGATGTTATCCAGCTAAACTTCGAAAACAAGGAGCTCTGGGACGCCATGAGCCAAGCCATGGAGTACTGGGTTGCCGAATACGACATCGATGGGTTCCGCTGCGACTATGCCGTAGGAGTCCCTACCGAATTCTGGAATTTCGCGACCGCAAACCTCACTAGCCTAAAACCGAACCTATACATGTTGGCAGAAGCGGAAGCTCCCTACCTGAACGTGGATGCCTTCCATTCCTCCTACGGTTGGCCCATGCACCATGTATTCAACCAAGTCGCACAAGGTAAGGCGAACGCGAGTAAGGTCATAGATCAATACAATCGCCAGACGATCGAATTCCCGACCGGCACTTCGCTGCTGTTGTTCACAACCAACCACGACGAGAATAGTTGGAATGGAACCACCGAGGAGCGCATGGGAGACGCAAAACGGGCTTTCGACACCTTGGCCTTCACCCTTCCAGGAGTCCCGCTGATCTACAATGGACAAGAGGCCAGCCTCGCCAAAGCTCTAGAGTTCTTCGAACGGGATCCGATTGATTGGAGCGACTTATCCGAAACAGCTTTCTACAAAAAGCTGACGGATCTTCGCTCGAGCCACCCTGCCCTCTCAGACCCTGAAAGCTCGTTTAAGCGAATCCCAAGCGACCACGACGAACAGGTTTTTGCCTTTACGAGAAAAAGCGGAGGTTCGCAGCTCACGGTTATCGCCAACCTATCGGCGGAACCCTTGATGTTTTATCTAGCCAGCCAGGAAGTCACTGGGGAACACCAAGACCATTTCACAGGATCAAAAGAAACCCTCGGCTATCCGGCTGGCATGGAACTCGAAGCTTGGGAATTTCGCGTACTGATTCGCTAA
- a CDS encoding NAD(P)/FAD-dependent oxidoreductase, whose protein sequence is MTTDPNTRYDAIIIGAGLAGLSCAIGLLKAGKEILILEASDRVGGRLRTSDADGFLFDHGFQVLLTEYSECQRLLDYDKLQLGKFEPGAYVWTGSKLDTVADPIRQPGLILSSLASSTGSFGDKLKVAGLKSELAKLTIEDLYAQPETNTRQALKERGFSEKMIDGFFAPFFGGIFLENELATSSRIFDFVFKCFGQGYAALPDRGMAEIPKQLAAQIPDDRIRLNSKVASIEAGGVTLQLGESLQAQDIVLATDMSEAARLESSISDRGWNGTRSYYFSSNSSPLSRPMIALNGSGKGIIQNVSVPSDVSSGYAPEGKSLICVSTSGIEAENPGQVAEELIPWFGTNGAELEFLRSIWVPHSLPRQLPGDLLFESAELKTENGLWLCGDHRYSSSIQGALRSGARVAEAIGKSV, encoded by the coding sequence ATGACGACAGATCCAAATACTCGATACGATGCGATCATAATTGGCGCCGGACTGGCAGGCCTTAGCTGCGCCATCGGCCTACTAAAAGCGGGCAAAGAAATATTGATCCTCGAAGCGAGTGATCGCGTGGGTGGACGCCTGCGAACCAGCGACGCAGATGGATTCCTTTTCGACCACGGCTTTCAGGTATTGCTAACCGAATACAGCGAATGCCAACGCTTGCTTGACTACGATAAGCTGCAGCTGGGGAAATTTGAACCGGGCGCTTACGTTTGGACTGGTTCAAAACTCGACACCGTGGCCGACCCGATTCGACAACCGGGCTTAATTCTATCCTCGCTTGCCAGCTCAACCGGCTCCTTCGGGGACAAACTAAAAGTCGCAGGACTCAAGAGCGAACTAGCGAAGCTGACGATAGAAGACCTTTACGCTCAACCGGAGACCAATACTCGCCAAGCGCTGAAAGAGCGGGGCTTCAGCGAGAAAATGATAGATGGCTTTTTCGCCCCTTTCTTCGGAGGTATCTTTCTAGAGAACGAGCTGGCCACCAGTAGCCGCATTTTCGATTTCGTATTCAAATGTTTCGGACAAGGATACGCAGCCTTGCCCGATCGAGGTATGGCAGAGATCCCCAAGCAACTTGCCGCCCAGATACCAGATGATAGGATTCGCTTAAACTCAAAGGTCGCTTCCATCGAGGCCGGAGGCGTCACTTTGCAATTAGGGGAAAGCCTGCAAGCCCAAGATATCGTCCTTGCTACTGACATGAGCGAAGCGGCTCGACTGGAATCAAGCATCTCCGATCGCGGCTGGAACGGCACGCGTAGCTACTACTTCAGCTCCAACTCCTCGCCCCTTAGTCGACCGATGATTGCCCTCAATGGCTCCGGGAAAGGGATCATCCAAAACGTCTCGGTGCCCAGCGACGTATCCAGTGGCTACGCTCCCGAAGGCAAAAGCCTGATTTGCGTATCAACTTCCGGTATCGAAGCTGAAAATCCGGGACAGGTAGCGGAGGAACTGATACCCTGGTTTGGAACAAACGGCGCCGAGCTGGAGTTTCTGCGAAGCATCTGGGTTCCCCACTCTTTGCCTCGCCAGCTCCCGGGTGACCTACTCTTCGAGTCGGCGGAACTAAAGACAGAAAACGGTCTATGGCTATGCGGAGACCATCGCTACTCCAGCTCCATCCAAGGAGCCCTTCGTTCCGGGGCCCGCGTCGCTGAGGCGATCGGAAAGAGCGTCTAA
- a CDS encoding DUF2256 domain-containing protein: protein MKKQNLPSKICPICGRPFAWRKKWANKWDEVKYCSERCRRRRNEKPS, encoded by the coding sequence ATGAAAAAGCAAAATCTCCCTAGCAAGATTTGCCCTATTTGCGGTCGTCCTTTCGCATGGCGGAAGAAGTGGGCGAACAAATGGGATGAGGTGAAATACTGCTCAGAGCGTTGTCGCCGACGGAGAAACGAAAAGCCGAGTTGA
- a CDS encoding FAD-binding domain-containing protein produces the protein MSEASETTLTLADTQPTREAALELLAAFLPHCGKCYQETRNFDLGTENRSNVSTLSPFIRSRLLSETEVALAALNQFKDGSARKFIDEVFWRTYWKGYLENRPQIWDRYREDLATLRHRNLDSDTLDSAINGTTGIRCFDYWTKELIETGYLHNHARMWFASIWIFTLKLPWQLGADFFLRHLLDGDPASNTLSWRWVAGLHTAGKSYLATSSNIDRYTNGRFPVTAGLAAEAETIRDAWPELDAEHHSLAGPPQEIPPASALLLLEEDLCDHCLPNCDFASFMGVFPSESYDEFSISPKVQNFRKEALKLRLQKLEKTKGVPIHSADTDLTNQVASWISQNGLKHVYYSQPKVGFWSDQWPNIHNAISDAGAEAHPFRLSFENRLFPHATAGFFKFRKRLPALLSELQDEAD, from the coding sequence GTGTCCGAAGCGTCCGAAACCACCCTGACATTGGCCGATACTCAGCCAACTCGCGAAGCTGCCCTTGAGCTTCTAGCCGCGTTTCTTCCTCACTGCGGGAAATGCTATCAGGAAACGCGAAACTTCGATCTGGGTACCGAGAACCGTTCCAACGTCTCGACGTTGTCTCCCTTCATTCGCAGCCGTTTGCTGAGCGAGACAGAAGTCGCACTCGCGGCCCTGAATCAGTTCAAAGACGGATCAGCTCGTAAGTTCATCGACGAAGTTTTCTGGCGAACCTACTGGAAAGGTTATCTAGAAAATCGCCCACAGATCTGGGACCGCTATCGGGAAGACCTCGCGACCCTCCGCCATCGTAACCTTGATTCGGATACACTCGATTCAGCGATAAATGGAACAACCGGGATTCGCTGCTTCGACTACTGGACCAAGGAGCTAATCGAAACGGGCTACCTTCACAACCACGCCCGCATGTGGTTCGCTAGCATCTGGATTTTCACCTTAAAACTTCCTTGGCAGCTAGGGGCCGATTTCTTCCTGCGTCATCTGCTTGATGGCGATCCCGCCTCAAACACATTGAGTTGGCGTTGGGTGGCTGGCCTCCATACCGCAGGCAAAAGTTATCTGGCGACTTCATCCAACATCGACCGCTATACGAATGGGCGTTTTCCAGTCACCGCGGGACTGGCAGCCGAGGCGGAAACCATCCGAGATGCTTGGCCCGAGCTCGATGCAGAGCATCATTCCCTAGCGGGCCCACCCCAAGAAATTCCGCCCGCAAGCGCTCTGCTTCTGTTGGAAGAAGACCTATGCGACCATTGTCTGCCCAACTGCGACTTCGCCTCGTTCATGGGAGTTTTTCCAAGCGAGAGCTACGACGAGTTTTCGATTTCCCCCAAAGTCCAAAACTTTCGAAAAGAAGCCCTTAAGCTTCGCCTGCAAAAGCTAGAGAAAACCAAGGGCGTACCGATCCATTCCGCGGATACAGATCTTACAAATCAAGTTGCGAGCTGGATAAGCCAAAATGGTTTGAAGCACGTTTACTACTCCCAGCCCAAGGTCGGCTTCTGGAGCGATCAATGGCCAAATATTCACAACGCGATTAGTGACGCAGGAGCAGAAGCTCACCCCTTTCGGCTCAGCTTCGAAAACCGTCTCTTTCCCCATGCCACAGCCGGTTTCTTCAAATTTCGGAAACGCCTGCCCGCCCTACTCTCGGAATTGCAAGACGAAGCAGACTGA
- a CDS encoding PP2C family protein-serine/threonine phosphatase — protein MPTPRDSSQITEMAISYDRFHRHLPVASFWTDLEHTIRGYNEKLAELVNLTETGESLSEHDLFALENSELLSELDNEAVSRKAPQTLSDFTAKLADGRELHLETSRIPLFSEDQEVIGLLVTYTDVSERNLANQKFAEQQAALEERNRTIEFDLDSAQQIQKFLMGKKPDACPFLEVASDYRYMEKVGGDYLNFRSLNNGDYSMFLADLTGHGVTAALFMALLKYVSQETPEEVRSLPGYFLNYLDMEFYEQIPNGFFTALSATARYVEEEELVRVDYSNASHPVCIVVRTDGSYELLKSGYFAIGLMDLVEREVHTVDLKFGDRLYAYTDGFIETLDKAGNEFGLDALCQTLASFRDLPLKESIAKTYQALLDYSESDEAQDDMTLLAIEAKEPDETQDQFLPPDPDPWGDLDLE, from the coding sequence ATGCCCACTCCCCGCGACTCCAGCCAGATAACCGAAATGGCAATCTCCTACGATCGTTTCCATCGGCATCTACCCGTCGCTTCCTTTTGGACCGATCTCGAGCACACCATCCGGGGATACAACGAGAAACTAGCCGAGTTGGTGAACCTGACCGAAACGGGGGAAAGCCTCAGCGAGCACGATCTTTTCGCCCTTGAAAACAGCGAGCTCCTTAGCGAACTCGATAACGAAGCGGTAAGTCGCAAGGCCCCGCAAACTCTCTCTGACTTTACCGCGAAATTGGCCGATGGCCGAGAGCTCCATTTGGAGACTAGCCGCATCCCCCTGTTTTCGGAGGATCAGGAAGTAATTGGGCTGCTGGTCACCTACACCGACGTTTCCGAACGGAATTTGGCGAATCAGAAGTTTGCAGAACAACAAGCTGCCTTGGAGGAGCGAAACCGAACCATCGAGTTCGATTTGGATTCTGCCCAGCAGATCCAAAAGTTCCTGATGGGCAAAAAGCCGGATGCTTGCCCCTTTCTCGAGGTCGCCTCGGACTACCGCTACATGGAAAAAGTGGGCGGGGACTATCTCAATTTCCGCTCTCTGAATAATGGCGACTACTCCATGTTCTTGGCTGACTTGACCGGGCACGGCGTCACTGCCGCCCTGTTTATGGCCCTCTTAAAATACGTCTCGCAAGAAACGCCTGAGGAAGTCCGCAGTCTACCGGGGTATTTCCTCAACTATTTGGACATGGAATTCTACGAACAGATTCCTAATGGCTTTTTCACAGCATTGTCTGCCACCGCTCGCTATGTCGAAGAGGAAGAACTCGTCCGAGTGGATTACTCGAACGCCTCCCATCCTGTCTGCATCGTAGTTCGGACTGATGGAAGCTACGAACTGCTCAAATCTGGGTACTTCGCCATCGGCCTTATGGACCTAGTAGAACGAGAGGTTCACACTGTAGACCTCAAGTTTGGCGATCGGCTTTACGCCTACACAGATGGTTTCATCGAAACGCTCGACAAGGCAGGCAATGAATTTGGTCTAGACGCCCTCTGCCAAACCTTGGCGTCCTTCCGAGACCTTCCCTTGAAGGAAAGCATCGCCAAAACCTACCAAGCCCTCTTGGACTACAGCGAAAGCGACGAGGCTCAAGACGACATGACTTTGCTCGCCATCGAAGCCAAAGAGCCCGACGAAACTCAGGACCAATTCCTTCCACCTGATCCCGACCCTTGGGGTGACCTAGACTTGGAATAA
- a CDS encoding AEC family transporter, giving the protein MVVLESIVPVLILIAFGKFLSVRKFFPEGFFKELNRLTYFWGLPALLIYKVAEIDLTNDSGIGILYTLLIVIVASMVIGYACVFIFKVPRDSIGSFIQGSYRGNLAFVGFPVVFFALGTEGLDLGMFASGFCILFYNITGVLILILHAKGQSQSPIKAIWHHGLRNPLILACAVGFTLNLLGIAIPVMARRSLESVGQLALPLALIGLGSGLRLSELKGQIGLSMVATGINVAISPVLGYFVGRWLGLDAVSLKVAVIFLACPTAIFSYVLADILGNDVVMARNIVILSTVFSIVSLVLAVALL; this is encoded by the coding sequence ATGGTCGTCCTGGAAAGCATAGTTCCTGTTCTCATACTTATCGCCTTCGGCAAGTTCCTATCCGTAAGGAAGTTCTTTCCGGAAGGCTTCTTCAAGGAGCTCAACCGGCTGACCTATTTTTGGGGCCTTCCTGCCCTGCTAATCTACAAGGTTGCGGAGATAGATCTGACCAACGACTCGGGTATCGGCATCCTCTACACGCTGCTGATCGTCATCGTCGCTTCCATGGTGATCGGCTACGCCTGCGTCTTCATATTCAAGGTGCCCCGCGATTCGATCGGCTCCTTTATCCAAGGCAGCTACCGCGGCAATCTAGCCTTCGTGGGCTTCCCAGTGGTGTTCTTCGCTTTGGGCACAGAAGGCTTGGACCTAGGCATGTTCGCCAGCGGGTTCTGCATTCTTTTCTATAACATTACCGGCGTTCTAATCCTGATTCTTCATGCGAAGGGGCAAAGCCAAAGCCCGATCAAAGCGATTTGGCACCACGGCCTCAGGAATCCGCTCATCCTCGCCTGCGCAGTCGGATTCACTTTGAACCTTCTGGGTATCGCAATTCCCGTCATGGCTCGTCGCTCGCTAGAGTCGGTAGGACAACTAGCCCTGCCTCTGGCTCTGATCGGCCTTGGTTCCGGATTGAGGCTGAGCGAGCTCAAGGGCCAGATCGGACTCTCGATGGTCGCCACCGGAATCAATGTGGCAATCAGTCCGGTCCTCGGCTATTTCGTGGGTCGCTGGCTGGGATTGGATGCGGTGAGCCTTAAGGTCGCTGTCATCTTCCTCGCCTGCCCAACCGCGATCTTCTCCTACGTCCTGGCGGATATACTCGGAAACGATGTCGTGATGGCTCGCAACATCGTGATCCTCAGTACCGTGTTTTCCATCGTCTCCCTAGTCCTAGCGGTCGCCCTGCTATAG